The genomic interval TCAGCTACGTTTTTTTGGTTCCAGTAGGGTTCATTGATGCTTTTTTTCAATCGGGCTTCTGTTATCAAACCATCGCCATCATCTTCCGACCATGATAGTATTTTGTATGGGAATGCTTTTTGTACTTCGATAGAAACCTTTCTACTATGCTTCAAGTATTCAATTTTGTAGTTTAAAGTGGAGTCTGTTTCGGTTTTACTGATTTTAGCCTTGGCGATTTCCAGTTCTTTATGGGCAAAACGGCTGTAAAGGGTAGAGAAAATCAAATCGATTTCGCCTAAGGGTAGTTGCCCTTGATTTAGCCTAATACGTGTCATGAGTTCTTCCTCTAGCAAAGCGACAGGAATATCTTTTTCAGTATCTCCTTCAGCTTCAAAATAAGAGAATTGTTGGAATTGATACTTTTTTCCTTTGAGGTTAAGTTGTGTAAAAGTATGTCCACACCATTCTTGCATACTCGTATTCGACTTTAAGGTGTGAGGATGTTTTTGAGAATCAATAGGAGTAAAAGTGGCCGTTAGGATAGCGTAATCATAGATACCTGTAGTGAATTTTCTAATGTTGTTCAATTTCATTACCGATACATCATCACTTCCAGTATCTTGAGGATGGTCTAGTTTTACATGCTTGCTAAGTGAAAATGGTTCTGTTACAAATACCAATACAACTTCCCCTTTTCGGATTTCACCATAACGAGATTGCTTCAATTCATAGCTATTCAGCTCTGCTTTGCCCGAATACCAATAATCATTAAACTGCTTTGTCGTTGGCGGTGCGCCTTGTCCCATTGGAGTGAACGTATTTTTATCTTGCTTGCAACCCAAAAGCGAAAATACAGCTAGAAAGAATATTATTTTTAAAGATAGATTCCTGTTTTTTAGTATTGCGAACATCGTGTTTGTGTTTAATTTATTCTCGTGCTTTAGCTACTAATTTACTAAATATAAACCGAATATAAAATTCATAATGAATCTAGGAGGTAGAGCGGGTTCTTTGTTAAATCACAATTTCCTTTTTATGTTTTGTTACGCAAAGATGCTCAAAGGTAACACAGAGATTCGTAAAGTTTTTTTTTAACCATATAAGTAAAAGAACTTCCTGTAAGTGCTGTTGCATAAACAGCTTCAAAGACTGGTAATACTATAACTCATTTTAGACTAATTGTACTAAACTGTGAATTATGAAACTAAACGATTTTGTTATATAACATCAAACGTTTAAAGCACCTCTACATTTGTCATGTGATAATTTTAAACTTCACTAATACATATATACATGAAAAATAAAAACCTATTATCAACCTTAGCGATTGCAATGGTTGTTTTATTTACAGGCTGTTCAAATGACGACACCACCCAGTCGGATTCCGTTCCGACTGTGGCTTTAACGAGTCCATCAAGCAGTGATACAAACGTTGCTAGAAATAAAGTTGTTTCGGTAAAATTTAGTAGCGAAATGGATGTATCCTCTATTAATACTACAACGTTTACATTAAAGCAAGCTGGAACTCCAGTATTGGGATCCGTTTCCTATTCAGGAACTACTGCAAAGTTTGTTCCATTAACGGTACTTGCGGCTAATACAGTGTACACAGCTGCACTAAGTACGGGAGTAAAAAGTGCAAATGGAGTAGCACTTAGTCTAAACAAGCAATGGGAGTTTACTACAACAGCTAATGCGACGGCTGGATTAGCAGCTGTTGGTCTTGGTTCAGCAGGGAATTATGTGGTTCTTGCAAAAACGGCAATTACTAACGTACCAACGTCTGTAATTACAGGTGATCTAGCATTAAGTCCTGCAGCGACATCGTTTATAACAGGATTATCTTTAACGGATTTTACGGGTTATGCAAAGGCTGCACAAGTTACTGGAAAAGTATTTGCTGCCGACATGGTTTCTCCAACTTCAACAAATCTTACCACAGCGGTTGAGAATATGATTACAGCATACAATGATGCAGCTGGACGTCCATCTCCTGATTTTGTTGAATTGGGAGCAGGGAGCATTGGTGGAAAAACATTAACTCCAGGTCTTTATAAATGGACTAGCACGGTAACGGTACCCACTAATGTAACCATTTCAGGATCTGCAGATGATGTATGGATTTTCCAAATTTCAGGTGATCTATCCATGAGTGCTGCAACAAGAATAATTTTGCAAGGTGGAGCTAAAGCTTCAAATATTTTCTGGCAAGTTGCTGGTAAAGCAACTTTTGGAACAACTTCTCATGTTGAAGGTATTATCTTGTCTAAGACAGGGGTGACTTTTCAAACAGGAGCATCTTTTAACGGAAGGGCATTGGCACAGACTGCTGTAATTCTTGATGGAAACACAGTAGTACAACCGCAATAAATTAGAATACATAATACTATTGAAAAGAGGTGTTCCTATGGAATGCCTCTTTTTGTATGTAGTGCTATTTCGATTTATCTTATTTAAAACTAGAAGGCTAGTTGCGCAAAGCTGCTCAAAGGAAACACAGAGATTCGCAAAGTTTTTCTACAAAGTTTGTCATTCTGAAAGAATCTCGAGCTTCATTACGCAAAGCTGCTCAAAGGAAACACAGAGATTCGCAAAGGTTTTTTTAACCATATAAGAAATTGAAGCTCATATAAGTAATGGTACACAAAAACCATCTACACAGATCATTGCGAGCGAAGCGTGGCAATCACGTTTGGCACATCATGTCTTATTATTCCATTCTTTGATTTTGTAAAGATATTTTTGGCTATGAATTTTGATTGTACGGGGTCAGGTTGTTTGGTGTAGATTAATAGTCTAAAACAGTCTCATACTGCAATGTAGTAACAATAACCGTTGTGTATTTTAATTTAAGACATCAAACGTTCCATCATTGCCAATAAATAGTTCTTTGTCTAATGAATCTGGTTTTGAGTTTCCTTCAAAACAGGAGCATGATGCTGGAAAGTCACAGTTGTATCGTATGGACACTTTTACTTGATTGCCTTTTGAGTTTTCTATGTCACTTAATATTGTAATCTCCAGTTCGTCAAAATTTGCCCAACCGCCATTATTACAAAATTCTAATGGGTTAAAAAGCTTAATGTTCTTTTTTATTTGAGATTTGATGAATTCCTTGTCGAGCATATTTTGATTTGACTTATTGGTTGAAAGCCCAAAAGTAATAATTTAACCGTTGGGTGCAATTATTAAAAACGGCAGTTCGAGTGTTTTTTGTACAGTGAAACGGAACAATCCCGAAGCGTCGGGAGTATCGAGAACCGTTTTTATAATGTGGGTTTTGATAGAGGGCAGAGATATCTTGAAGTATAAGTACTCCGCTGATGATTGCATAATAGCTTCCGCAATTGGGTGCGCCGAAACACATAGATTTACAAAGTTTTTAAACCATATAAGAAATAGAAGAGCATATAAGTCTAATTGCGCAAACAAACTCGCCAAAGTCATTGCGACGAAGGAAGCAATCACGTTTGCTAGATCCACAAAGTATTTTCACTATATAAGTTATAGAAGCTACTAAGTGCAGCAACAAAAAGAAACATCTACAACGTAATTGCGACGAGGATCTAGATACACCGAACTCAATGCGTGGCGGAATACTCGAATAACCACTTAAACCCCAATGCTATAAACTGCCATTTTTCATCAGTTCTTGTCCTTCAAACTCTGTCATTAAGTTGTCCCAGTCAAAAGGAGTCTGCAAATAAAATTCAGCAGTACCACCAATGGGGTCAAAATGCTTTAATACTTTTTCTTTTCCAGTAGGATAGTTATATTCTTCGTAATACTGACACTCTAAAAATAAATTTTTCAGATTTTCTATTAAATCGCTATCAAGTCTGTCACTATAATCCACATATCGAATGCCATGAATGCAGTGCGTACCATTTGCTTTACTCTTTTTGTCTTTGATTGGTTTTTCTACAATCATATAGACTTCTATTGCATTTAAGAAATCATCGGATATTTTAAATTTAGTCTCATTTCCTAACTCAACAGAATTTTCGGAATCCAAGAAATATTGTAAATCTAATCGAGCCTGATAATCATTTGTATATTTTTTACTTAAACCTTCGTATAGGACTTCAATAATACTTTGATAATGATCGAAAGCTGCTTTACGGGCTTCAATTGGTGATGCATGACGAAACTCTTTATGTGTATCTACATAAGCATCTGAATTATCAATACCATTTATCCAATTGTCAACTTTATTCCCAATTTTTCGTCGCCAGAAGCGATATTCTACTCTATAATATATATCCATTTTATGTTCAGTTAATTATGTTCAATCCTTATTGAAGAAATAGTAAGGAAATGAAATTTTACAAAAGATTATAGTTCCGCATTAATTCCCCGCTGTTTGCAGTCTCCCGACTTCGTACCCAGTCTTATTTGCTATTGCAATATATCAATTTTCTGTCAAAAAAAGCACAAAAAAAGTACAGCCTTTTGGGACTGTACTAATTATTTGCTCATTATTGTGGGTGCGAAGTCAGAGGTATTCGCACTGTAGCTACACTTTGTGGAGCGGGATTTTTAATTTATTTCAGCAGGACCAAATTGATAATCATAAATTATTCTATTAAGCCCAAGTTTATTAATATTCTTTACTTTAATCTTTTTGTCTTT from Flavobacterium ovatum carries:
- a CDS encoding septum formation inhibitor Maf, which gives rise to MFAILKNRNLSLKIIFFLAVFSLLGCKQDKNTFTPMGQGAPPTTKQFNDYWYSGKAELNSYELKQSRYGEIRKGEVVLVFVTEPFSLSKHVKLDHPQDTGSDDVSVMKLNNIRKFTTGIYDYAILTATFTPIDSQKHPHTLKSNTSMQEWCGHTFTQLNLKGKKYQFQQFSYFEAEGDTEKDIPVALLEEELMTRIRLNQGQLPLGEIDLIFSTLYSRFAHKELEIAKAKISKTETDSTLNYKIEYLKHSRKVSIEVQKAFPYKILSWSEDDGDGLITEARLKKSINEPYWNQKNVADEAKRKELELLH
- a CDS encoding ice-binding family protein → MKNKNLLSTLAIAMVVLFTGCSNDDTTQSDSVPTVALTSPSSSDTNVARNKVVSVKFSSEMDVSSINTTTFTLKQAGTPVLGSVSYSGTTAKFVPLTVLAANTVYTAALSTGVKSANGVALSLNKQWEFTTTANATAGLAAVGLGSAGNYVVLAKTAITNVPTSVITGDLALSPAATSFITGLSLTDFTGYAKAAQVTGKVFAADMVSPTSTNLTTAVENMITAYNDAAGRPSPDFVELGAGSIGGKTLTPGLYKWTSTVTVPTNVTISGSADDVWIFQISGDLSMSAATRIILQGGAKASNIFWQVAGKATFGTTSHVEGIILSKTGVTFQTGASFNGRALAQTAVILDGNTVVQPQ